The following is a genomic window from Macrococcus sp. 19Msa1099.
TTTTGACAAACGAAAATTTGATAATATTGTACTATCGATTACTATATATATATCTTTAAAATCAAATTTTAATATAATAAATTCATTAATAAACTCTAAATGAGTGGGAATATAAACGTTCAAAGAATCTTTTCTATCAAAAATATAAAATATTTGCTTCAAGCTGTCACCATTTTCTAAAAGAATGATATTGCACTTATTACTAAGGCTATCAAAACTTGTCCAATAAATAGTATTCACAATCGATATATACGAATTATTTTTAGTATTCTTGATAAATTTTTGGAAGTCAATAAAATCTCTAATTATTCTCATTTCTTTCTATCTCCTTAAAAAAACAGTCTATGGTTTAAAAACCATAGACTGTTTTTATATATTTTTTAAATAATCTAGTACAAGAGAATCAATTTCTTTGATTATAAGATTGTTGGACTCACTAACATGAGCTTTTTTTGATAATGCACTTAATTTTGAATGTATTGCATCATTCGGATTATATTTAATGATATTTAGTGGTAAGTCTGTTTTAAAGGAACGCTTGTCTGAAGAACCAATTATATACTCATTTACAATTGAAGAATTCATTATTGCACAAATGTAATGAGCTTCATCAATGGTAATATTCTCACCGAGAATATTTTGTGAAATAGAACAAGCATGATCAAGTAATAAAGGTGGCTTACCTTCTCCCCATATTGTAGGGATGTTTTCAACTACAGCTGCAACCCATTTTGTATTATTTCTGAAAATCACTTTATATGGAGAAAAAGTATATGTTCCAACTCTTGTTAGACTATAAAATTCTCCTTTTTTACCTTGAACTTTTGAATTGTACTCTGTTTTAATTATATCTTCTTTTATATTGCTATAATACTTAACTAGGTTAGGAGCTGTTGTCATTAGTTCACTTGATGGAATTGGTTTTTTTACATCTTTTTTTGTATAAGGAAGGACAGCATAATATTGGAATGTCAACAGTTTCATAGACATTTTTCATGTGTAAATTTTTAAACGCCACAGGCGTTAAATAATGTAATGAAGAATGTGGTCTAAAATTGTTGTACCAATTCACATAATCAAATAATTCGGTTTCTAACTGGTTTAAGTCTTCAAATTTCATTTGTTTTACAAATTCAGTTTTTATTGCTTTCATCGTTACTTCTGCAACTGCATTATCATAAGGACAGCCTTTTGTACTTAATGAACGTTTGATATTAAATGTTTTTAATACTTCATCTATCAATTTGTTGTCGAATTCTTTACCTCTATCTGTATGGAATAATTCTATTTGTTCTAAATTATGATTAATTTTACTAATTGCTTTCGTCACTAAATGGGCATCTTTATTTTTACCTGCATTATAACCAACGATTTCTCTGTTGAAAAGATCAATAAATAAACATATGTAATGCCATGTTCCTGCGACTTTAACATATGTTAAATCACTGACTAAAACTTCTAAAGGCTGTTCCCTTGTAAATGAACGATTCAAGTGATTTTTTATTAATTTTTCATTTGTTTCTTTCTGATGATTTTTATATTTAGCTTTAGTATAAACTGATATTAAATTATATTTTTTCATAATACGACCTATTTTTCGTCTAGATACGATAATACCTAATTGATTCAACTCATTTTTAATTCGTCTTGTACCAAAGCTCTTTCTATTTAAGTTAAAAGTACTAACAATAGTTTTTTCTAATTCTGAATCATCATTTTCTAGTTTATTTGAAGTTCGTTTTATTGAATCATAATAAGTGCTTCTTGGTATTTTTAGGACTTTGCACATTGCTGATACTGAATATTGATGTGCATTCTGTTGAATGACTTCTATTTTCGTCCCATGATCAGCGCTGCTTGCTTTAAAATATCATTTTCCATCTTTAATTGTTGATTTTCTTTACGCAATTTTCGGAGCTCTTTTTCTTCATCGGTTAGATTATCAGCAGCATTAAAAGAACCACTATTTTGATGATTCTTAATCCATTTATCTAACGCCGAAGGTGTTAAGTCATATTCTCTAACAATATCAGATTTAGATTTTCCGTTTTCAAATAATCGTACCATTTGAAGTTTAAATTCTGGTGTAAATGTTCTTCTAGCTCTAGCCATAAATAAATCGCCTACTTTCTTAATTTAACAATACATCCCCTCAGGGGAGTTGTCCAATTAAGTGTAGACGATTCACATTCATTCTAGTTACCCGTAAGGTAACAAAAAAAGGCGCATTCCCTAATGAGAATGCACTCCTAAAACTTCTGTTTATTCGAACTAAAGAATTTGAAAAGAAATGGTCAACTGGCTTCATTCCAAACTGGTCTATGGTAATGAATCAGCTTCTTTTACATGATCAAATTAAGGATAGAGTTATAAAGTATCTTGAATAACTTACACACTTAATTTGACAAACCCAATAATTATTTTTCTATTTTATCAAGTAATTTTTTCAAATCCTTTATTTCTTCTTCGGTCAATTCTTCAGGTGTACCAAAGTTCATTACAAGACTACTAAGGGTGCCATCGTAAAGTTTATTTAAGAAGGATTTTGTAGAATGTCTTTTATAAATATCTTCATCTATAATCGGTGCATACATGTAGACATCTTGTTTTCTTTTTTTTGATAGAAAATCTTTATCAACAAGTCTTCCGATTAAAGTTCGAATTGTTTTGGGACTCCATTCATTATCATTAAGTACCAAATCAATAATTTGTTTAGCACTCAATGCCTCATTACTTTTCCAAATAACTTGCATTATTATAAATTCACTAGAAGGTAATTCTTTTATTTTATTCATAGATTTATACATCCTTTTAATAAAAGTGATTTGTTTTGATAATTTTCTCAGAAATCTTTTTAGCTTTTTCTCCATTTGCCTCATCATTTTTTTTGATTAATGTTGCAAATACATATGGTTCCTGATTTTGTTCAAAACCACCTACATACCAGCCTTTTATCTCATGTTTATTAATAATAGCAGTACCAGTTTTTCCCCACAGCTTATAGTTATTTTTAGAAGTATATAGAGAATTTTTTACTAAATCAGTATATTTTGTTTTAAATAATGAATCGTTGATATAGAATCGCTTCAATATCATAGTTTGTTCTAATGGAGAAATTTTTAAGTTAGATTCTAACCAGTACGGCCTATTTAAAGAAGCTTCAATATTGCTATTCCCATAATTTAATTCAGATAAAAAATGTGATAAATCTTTCTTATCAGTATAATTATCTAATGTTTCGAAGTACCAATTTACCGAATATCTTAATGCTGTATCGAGGTTTTGATTTCTATTCCATACCTTAAAAGGGGTTTTCTTTCCGTTCCAAAGTAATTTATTTTGATTTATGGATATTGTTTTATTGTTAAGGTGAAAAATACTGCTAATCAGTTTATAAGTTGAATCAGGAGATGTTCTTTCTAACGCTATATTTTCGTTATAGATAAAAAATTTATCACGTTTAATGTTGTATACAACAATACTTCCTTCATATCCGGAAAAATATTTTTGTAAGTTAACATTCTTATAATTTAATGATTTTAGATTGACATCAGAGTAACTAGAATTTGATATATTTTCATATGCCATCAAAGGCTTTATTGTTATGAGTATTAGCAGTGTAGAACTTATAAAAAGAATTCGTACTTTATTAGAAACGGATATATAATCATTTCTACTTATAAAAGCTATTCGTTTTTTTAAAAATTTAGTGGGTGAACCAAAGTTCAATATAAAGTGTTCTTTTTTACTGTTCATAAGACTGATTTTCAATAATGTCATGCCATAGATTTTTCTTTCAGCTTTTGATGAACTTTTAATCACTTCCATGTCACAAGCTGTTTCTAAATCATTTACTACATTTTTCGATATGAAATGAGCAAAAGGATTAAACCAAAAAACAATTTTATTGATAATAAAAAGATAATTTTTAAAAATATCTTTTCTTCGTATATGAGTAATTTCATGTTTAATAATTGCATCTATTTCCCTGCTGTCTAATTTCTTATGTAATTTTGCAGGTATAAATATTGCATGCTTACCAATCCAGCATGTAAAAGGTGTGGTTGTTTCTTGAGAAATGTATATATTGTAATCATATTTGCAAGAATAATTTAATGATAGCTTAGAACTGTTAACTATTTTTATAAGCTTTGATATCAACATTAAATAATAAAGAAAGTATATAAAAATACCAATAAACCAAAAGTAATTAACTAACTCTTGAAAATTATAATTTATGTTGGATATTGAAACCGCTAAATCTTTCGTATCTATTTTCCTGATAGGAACTGGAAGTGGATTTAAATTTTTACCGATCGGTTCAATAAGTAATTCTGCATTTTTAAAGGGCGAAAAATTAAATTGTATTAAAGGTATAAATGTACTTAACAGTACAATAACCCAAGGAAATATTTTATAATCTACTCTTTTATATTTATACAGTAATAATTTATACATTTGAGCGAGAGTATAAGATAGCCCACTTATTATTATACTAACAATTATAAAGTTCATTAGACACCTCCAATATAATTATAACATATTTTGACTGATGATTACATTTGTGATATATTACAAATGTAATCAAGGAGGTTGTTATGAAAAATAAAGCTTTAGCAATTTTAATTATATGTATTTGCCTTTTAATAGCATATAATTTTGTGAAAAAAGATGAAGTTGATAAAATATTTGATGCTATTGAATTAAGGGATTCGGAATATCTGAATGAACATGCGACATTCTTATCTAAAAGTCTTTACGACAAAGATCAGAGATATAAAAGAATGGATAAGATTGATGCTTCTCTTGGTATTAAAGAAGTGAAAGTTAGTAATGTACGACTCGTGCAAAAGAAAAAAAATAAACGTCAATATAGTGCAAATTTAAATTTTAGAACTAAATATGGTAATTTTTCTAGAGAAGGGAACTATTCTTTTGAAAAGGATGAAATAACAAAAAAATGGCTTTTGGATTGGTCACCTGAGGTTATAATACCGGGATTGACTGATAGAAATCAAATCAGTATAGAAACCTTGGAATCTTTCAGAGGGAAAATACTAGACAGAAACGGGATTGATATAGCGAAAGACGGAATTCATTACGAAGTTGGAATAGATATTAAAAATTTAAATAAAAAAAATAAGAAAAATATTTCAAAATTGTTATCAATAAGTGAATCGACACTAAATAAAAAGTTAAAACAAACATGGGTAAAAGAAGGTGTTTTTTTACCTTTAAAATCGTACATAGAGTTGGATGATGAACTTAAATTGGGTATCCAAAAATATCATTTGACGGTTAATCAAACAAAAGGTAGGGTTTATCCATTAAGAGAAGCAACAGTACATCTTGTAGGGTATGTTGGAGAAATTAATGCTGAAGAATTAAAGAATAAAAAGTTTAAGGATTATGATGAACACTCAATCGTAGGAAAAAGTGGTATCGAACTACAATATGATAAACAATTGCAAAATAAAGATGGTTATAAAGTTGTCATAACTAGTGATGATGCATTAAATAATGATGAAGATGTCTTGTTAGAAAAGAAACCAAAAAATGGACAGGACATTATATTAACAATTGATAGCAAAGTACAAAGAAGTATATATAGTCATTTAAAAGAAGATAATGGTTCAGGAGTAGCCATGAATCCTAAAACTGGTGAATTATTAGCTTTAGTTAGTTATCCTGCATATGACCCCTATGAGTTTATGTTCGGCATTTCCGACGAAAACTACAAAAAGATAGTTAATGATAAGAAAGAGCCCCTGTTAAATAAATTTCAGACAACCTCTTCCCCAGGATCTACTCAGAAATTAATAACATCTATCATAGGTTTGAAAAATGGGACTATAGACGCATCAACCAGCTACAACATAGTAACTAAGGGATGGCAGAGAAATTCTTCATGGGGAGGATATGAAGTTACAAGGTTTGAGGAAGTTAATGGAGATATTGATTTAGAAAAAGCGATAGCACATTCTGATAATATATTTTTTGCAAGAGCTACCCTCGATATGGGTTCCGAAAAATTTATTAAGGGCATGAAAGCTTTAGACATTGGGAGAAATATTCCTTCTGATTATTATTTTCAAAAAGGACAAATTGCAAATCCAGAAAGTTTAAAAAATAATTTTAAAAATGAAATATTACTAGCTGATTCAGGATATGGCCAGGGAGAAATACTTATAAGTCCAGTACAAATATTATCTATTTATAGTTCTTTAATTAATGAAGGTAAAATGATGAAACCTAAATTATTTGAAACAACAAAAGAAGATATTTGGAAAAATCATATTATTTCAAAAGATGACGTAGATATATTAACAAGAAGCATGAGAAAAGTAGTTACTGGGACACATAGATTGGATGCAGAAAGAAATTATGCACAGTTTGCTGGAAAAACTGGCACTGCAGAATTGAAAACCTCTAGAGAAGAGGGGTTAGGAGCTCAAATCGGTTGGTTTGTTGGATATGATCAAAATAATCCCAATATGATGTTAGGTATAAGTGTGAAGAATGTAGAGAATAAAGGTATGTCGAGTTATAATGCAAGAAAGTTTGCCGAGATAATGGATGAATTATATGAAAATGGAACGAAAAAATATGAAATAGATAGGTGATATAAAATGCAGAAATTCTTAATGCTTATCATTGCACTAATATTTTTATCTGGATGCAATAGTAATAATATCAACAGTTCGAAAATAAAAGAGGATATTAAAGTTATAGAAAATAAGTACAATATTCAAGCGGGTGTATATGTTAATGATTTAACTGATAAACAAAAATTGTCATATAATGAGGAACTATTGTTCCCATATGCCTCAACGTTTAAGGTTATTAACAGTGCTTTACTAATAGAAAAACTTGGAATGAATAATCTTGATAAAGAAGTGAAAGTTTCTGAAAGAGATATCGTTCTTTATTCTCCTATAATTGAAAAGTACAAAAATAAAAATGTTTCTTTAAAAATGTTAATTGAGGCTGCATTACTTTATAGTGATAATACTGCTAATAATTTAATCATAGAAGAGTTAGGCGGTCTAAAAGAGGTTGAAAAACGACTCTCTGCATTAGGTATTAAAGGTGTTAATGTAAATAGAAAAGAAGTTGCTTTGAATTTTTATGATCCAAAAAAGAATGAAGATACAATATCAGCGAAAAACATGAGTAAGGCATTAATAAAGATGTTAACGGGAGATGTATTAGAATATAAAGAACAAATATTTCTTATTGATTTAATGAAAAAGAATAAGACAGGAACAACGTTAATTAAAAAAGGAATGGATAAAAAATTCATTGTTGGTGATAAAAGTGGGCAGGGAGCTAATTATGGAGTGAGGAATGATATTGCTGTTGTTTATAAAAAGCAAAGCAACAAACCTATTATAGTTGTGGTATTTACTAAAGCAAAAAATGAAAAGCAAAAACCTAGTGATACTCCAATAGTGGAAATATCAAAAGTTATTAATAAAAATATTAAATAGATATTGTTATTGAGAAATATTAATATTTGATAGAACGCAAACAATTTGAATCGTCTACACTTAATTGGACAACTCCCCTGAGGGAATGTATTGTTAAATTAAGAAAGTAGGCGATTTATTTATGGCTAGAACTAGAAGAACATTTACACCAGAATTTAAACTTCAAATGGTGCGATTATTTGAAAATGGAAAATCTAAATCTGATATTGTTAGAGAATATGACTTAACACCTTCGGCGTTAGATAAATGGATTAAGAATCATCAAAATAGTGGTTCATTTAATGTTGTTGATAATCTAACTGATGAGGAAAAAGAGCTGAGAAAATTGCGTAAAGAAAATCAACAATTAAAGATGGAAAATGATATTTTAAAGCAAGCAGCGCTGATCATGGGACGAAAATAGAAGTCATTCAACAGAATGCTTATCAATATTCAGTATCAGCAATGTGCAAAGTCCTAAAAATACCAAGAAGCACTTACTATGATTCAATAAAACGAATGCCAAATAAACCCAAAAAAGATGACTTGGAATTAGAACAAGCTATTGTTAGTACTTTTAACTCAAATAGAAAGAGCTTTGGTACAAGAAAAATTAAAAACGAATTAAATAAATTAGGTATTATTGTATCTAGACGAAAAATAGGTCGTATTATGAAAAAATATAATTTAATATCAGTTTATACTAAAGCTAAATATAAAAATCATCAGAAAGAAACAAATGAAAAATTAATAAAAAATCACTTGAATCGTTCATTTACAAGGGAACAGCCTTTAGAAGTTTTAGTCAGTGATTTAACGTATGTTAAAGTCGCAGGAACATGGCATTACATATGTTTATTTATTGATCTCTTCAATAGAGAAATCGTTGGTTATAGTGCAGGTAAGAATAAAGACGCCCATTTAGTGACGAAAGCAATTAGTAAAATTAATCATAATTTAGAACAAATAGAATTATTCCATACAGATAGAGGTAAAGAATTCGACAACAAATTAATAGATGAAGTATTAAAAACATTTAACATCAAACGTTCATTAAGTACAAAAGGCTGTCCTTATGATAACGCAGTTGCAGAAGCAACGATGAAAGCAATAAAAACTGAATTTGTAAAACAAATGAAATTTGAAGACTTGAACCAGTTAGAAGCCGAATTATTTGATTATGTGAATTGGTACAACAATTTTAGACCACATTCTTCATTACATTATTTAACGCCTGTGGCGTTTAAAAATTTACACATGAAAAGTGTCTAAGAAACTGTTGACATTCCAATTTTTCATACCTGGAGATAGTTTTAGTATTAATTAGTAGAAATAATATAGAAACTTTAAAAAATATTATACTAAGTGATTATATCTTTTATAATAGAAAGTTTTCATTTGGAGTATTAAGTTCTTTTCCTAGAAAATATCAAGAAAATCCTTTTTTTAAGAAGAATGGATATTATGTGAACATAAGGAGATATTGTTTAAACTTGTTATACGATGAAATGAAAAGAAATAAAATTGGAGATATTGATATAATTTTAAATACAGTATCTAATATTAATCCAAAATTTAAACAAGAGATTAATATTTGGCATGGAACATTATTATATTTTGACATTAATGAATACTATTCATGGGAAAATAAAAAACATTATATTGTAGAAAAATTTAAATATAAAGATTTTTATGAAAGGTATAAATTCTTATTTGGATATGATAGAGAAATACTAAGATCTAAATTAAAAGAGCAGGACTTTAATTCACATAATTCATTACCCATGATAGATAAAATCTTAAAAATAGAAGAAATTGCTTCTTATTGAACTTAAAATCTAATTTTTATACTAAAGAAACTCTATTAAAGTAAAGTTTATAAAACGACCGTTATTTATACAATCCAGGAATATAAAAATTTCTGGATATTTTTATATTCATTTTGTATAAAAACTGTGTATAATAATCTATGTATATTATTAAAAAAATGTTTGAGTTTTTTTACATATCGTAGTCGATTTTAAGCACACTTTAAATGATTTCGTGATAGATAGTCTTTTAAAGACAAAATAAGGAGCGTATAAATATGGCCAAAATTGGATATGCAAGAGTAAGTACTAAGGATCAGTCGTTAGATCATCAGTTAGATGCATTGGAACAGTTCGGATGTGACCGAATATTTTCAGAGAAAGCCAGTGGTAGAAAAATAAATAGAACTGAGCTTGATAATTGTTTAGATTATATGAGGGAAGGAGATATGCTGGTAATCACGAAACTAGACAGACTAGGCAGAACAACCAAACAACTAATCGAACTAGCACAGTATCTAGAAAATGAAGGAATTGAATTATTTATAATAGATAATAATATTAATACCAAAGATGCGATGGGCAAAATGTTTTTTACTATGATGTCAGCTTTTGCAGAATTAGAAGCAAATCTACTGAGTGAAAGGACAAAAAAAGGTTTAGCAGCTGCTAGATCAAGAGGGCGATTGGGTGGCCGACCATCTATTTCGGAAGAGAAAAAAGATTTAATTATAAGATTATATAATAGTAAAGACTATACTGGGGAAGAAATAGCAAGAATGGCTGGTGTGAGTAGAGGCACAATTTATAATATTATAAAAGAAATGAAACACAATGATAAGTAGGAAAGGACAATGTATGAATGAAATAATTGTTAAATGTAAATATCTAAACAAAATTCCTTTACAATTAATAGAAAAAGTTCAACCAAGGGAACTTAGTAGTCAAGATCTCGCATTTATCCAGCTGATTGATTCTTATGCTTCACATTATAAATCTATAGAAGTGTTAATCAAAAATAACACTTATAGTTCAATTAGTATTATTACTAGAGTTTTATTTGAACATTATATATATATTAAATATCTACTAGAAGCTGATACAGAGACAAGAGCAAAAAAATTTTTATTTCATGCTCGATATGAGCGTGGAAAGATATATGAGAATATCTATCTTGATAATGATAGAGGCAGTGAAATAAGGAAAGAATTTAATTTAGATTACGAAAAAATACAAAAATTTGTTAAAGAAACAAACTACATGCAAGAAAAAGAAGAATTTATTATTGAATACAAAAAAATACTACAAAATAAAAGGAACTGGTATAATCATAACGGTAATATAAATAATTTTGCTAAACTATGTGAATACCTAAACGAATCAATATTATATGAAATTCTTTATCAGTCATGGTCTTTAGACGTTCATGTTAGAGGTAATAAGAACTTTAATCTTACAAATATTGACTCCAATAACGCATATTTAGAATTAATAGAATATGATCCAATAGAAACAGATTTAATAATTAAATCTGTACAAAGGTTAACTATAGATATAGTAAGGATGATATATTTAAAATATAAAATGAAAAATGAACTCGCATTATTTAATATAAATCTTAAATATAAAGCTGATGATATAATTAAAAAAAGAAAATGAATAATTCTAACATTATATAAAAATATGTTAGAATTGTATTAACGAATATAACAAATATCATCATGACATCAGAAAACCCCACGTTGGCCGACGTGGGGTTTTGTCTATCCTTTTATCTTAACATAGATGTAGTTTACTGCTAGACCTGTGATAATAAGACAAATCAGTACTGTTAAAACGGATATAACAACTTCAAGCATGACACCAGCACCTCCTTTCCATATGAAAAGTATGGTGCTATACATTAAATTATAAAATTATTAGAATTTTTATTAATATAAATAGAAAGATTATTTAAGTTATAATTCTAAAGTAGATTTTAAGACATTTAACTTACTACGGTCCACAAAAATCAATTTCGAGGCGTTAA
Proteins encoded in this region:
- a CDS encoding BlaI/MecI/CopY family transcriptional regulator, whose product is MNKIKELPSSEFIIMQVIWKSNEALSAKQIIDLVLNDNEWSPKTIRTLIGRLVDKDFLSKKRKQDVYMYAPIIDEDIYKRHSTKSFLNKLYDGTLSSLVMNFGTPEELTEEEIKDLKKLLDKIEK
- a CDS encoding M56 family metallopeptidase; translated protein: MNFIIVSIIISGLSYTLAQMYKLLLYKYKRVDYKIFPWVIVLLSTFIPLIQFNFSPFKNAELLIEPIGKNLNPLPVPIRKIDTKDLAVSISNINYNFQELVNYFWFIGIFIYFLYYLMLISKLIKIVNSSKLSLNYSCKYDYNIYISQETTTPFTCWIGKHAIFIPAKLHKKLDSREIDAIIKHEITHIRRKDIFKNYLFIINKIVFWFNPFAHFISKNVVNDLETACDMEVIKSSSKAERKIYGMTLLKISLMNSKKEHFILNFGSPTKFLKKRIAFISRNDYISVSNKVRILFISSTLLILITIKPLMAYENISNSSYSDVNLKSLNYKNVNLQKYFSGYEGSIVVYNIKRDKFFIYNENIALERTSPDSTYKLISSIFHLNNKTISINQNKLLWNGKKTPFKVWNRNQNLDTALRYSVNWYFETLDNYTDKKDLSHFLSELNYGNSNIEASLNRPYWLESNLKISPLEQTMILKRFYINDSLFKTKYTDLVKNSLYTSKNNYKLWGKTGTAIINKHEIKGWYVGGFEQNQEPYVFATLIKKNDEANGEKAKKISEKIIKTNHFY
- the mecB gene encoding PBP2a family beta-lactam-resistant peptidoglycan transpeptidase MecB; this encodes MKNKALAILIICICLLIAYNFVKKDEVDKIFDAIELRDSEYLNEHATFLSKSLYDKDQRYKRMDKIDASLGIKEVKVSNVRLVQKKKNKRQYSANLNFRTKYGNFSREGNYSFEKDEITKKWLLDWSPEVIIPGLTDRNQISIETLESFRGKILDRNGIDIAKDGIHYEVGIDIKNLNKKNKKNISKLLSISESTLNKKLKQTWVKEGVFLPLKSYIELDDELKLGIQKYHLTVNQTKGRVYPLREATVHLVGYVGEINAEELKNKKFKDYDEHSIVGKSGIELQYDKQLQNKDGYKVVITSDDALNNDEDVLLEKKPKNGQDIILTIDSKVQRSIYSHLKEDNGSGVAMNPKTGELLALVSYPAYDPYEFMFGISDENYKKIVNDKKEPLLNKFQTTSSPGSTQKLITSIIGLKNGTIDASTSYNIVTKGWQRNSSWGGYEVTRFEEVNGDIDLEKAIAHSDNIFFARATLDMGSEKFIKGMKALDIGRNIPSDYYFQKGQIANPESLKNNFKNEILLADSGYGQGEILISPVQILSIYSSLINEGKMMKPKLFETTKEDIWKNHIISKDDVDILTRSMRKVVTGTHRLDAERNYAQFAGKTGTAELKTSREEGLGAQIGWFVGYDQNNPNMMLGISVKNVENKGMSSYNARKFAEIMDELYENGTKKYEIDR
- the bla gene encoding class A beta-lactamase; this translates as MQKFLMLIIALIFLSGCNSNNINSSKIKEDIKVIENKYNIQAGVYVNDLTDKQKLSYNEELLFPYASTFKVINSALLIEKLGMNNLDKEVKVSERDIVLYSPIIEKYKNKNVSLKMLIEAALLYSDNTANNLIIEELGGLKEVEKRLSALGIKGVNVNRKEVALNFYDPKKNEDTISAKNMSKALIKMLTGDVLEYKEQIFLIDLMKKNKTGTTLIKKGMDKKFIVGDKSGQGANYGVRNDIAVVYKKQSNKPIIVVVFTKAKNEKQKPSDTPIVEISKVINKNIK
- a CDS encoding IS3 family transposase (programmed frameshift); this encodes MARTRRTFTPEFKLQMVRLFENGKSKSDIVREYDLTPSALDKWIKNHQNSGSFNVVDNLTDEEKELRKLRKENQQLKMENDIFKASSADHGTKIEVIQQNAYQYSVSAMCKVLKIPRSTYYDSIKRMPNKPKKDDLELEQAIVSTFNSNRKSFGTRKIKNELNKLGIIVSRRKIGRIMKKYNLISVYTKAKYKNHQKETNEKLIKNHLNRSFTREQPLEVLVSDLTYVKVAGTWHYICLFIDLFNREIVGYSAGKNKDAHLVTKAISKINHNLEQIELFHTDRGKEFDNKLIDEVLKTFNIKRSLSTKGCPYDNAVAEATMKAIKTEFVKQMKFEDLNQLEAELFDYVNWYNNFRPHSSLHYLTPVAFKNLHMKSV
- a CDS encoding recombinase family protein, whose translation is MAKIGYARVSTKDQSLDHQLDALEQFGCDRIFSEKASGRKINRTELDNCLDYMREGDMLVITKLDRLGRTTKQLIELAQYLENEGIELFIIDNNINTKDAMGKMFFTMMSAFAELEANLLSERTKKGLAAARSRGRLGGRPSISEEKKDLIIRLYNSKDYTGEEIARMAGVSRGTIYNIIKEMKHNDK
- a CDS encoding DUF5677 domain-containing protein; amino-acid sequence: MNEIIVKCKYLNKIPLQLIEKVQPRELSSQDLAFIQLIDSYASHYKSIEVLIKNNTYSSISIITRVLFEHYIYIKYLLEADTETRAKKFLFHARYERGKIYENIYLDNDRGSEIRKEFNLDYEKIQKFVKETNYMQEKEEFIIEYKKILQNKRNWYNHNGNINNFAKLCEYLNESILYEILYQSWSLDVHVRGNKNFNLTNIDSNNAYLELIEYDPIETDLIIKSVQRLTIDIVRMIYLKYKMKNELALFNINLKYKADDIIKKRK